A window from Balaenoptera musculus isolate JJ_BM4_2016_0621 chromosome 8, mBalMus1.pri.v3, whole genome shotgun sequence encodes these proteins:
- the LOC118899598 gene encoding LOW QUALITY PROTEIN: olfactory receptor 10V1-like (The sequence of the model RefSeq protein was modified relative to this genomic sequence to represent the inferred CDS: substituted 1 base at 1 genomic stop codon): MGDENQAIEIQFHFHPFSPILEVQMLISVAFLLIYIGSLIGNTTIFLTVXAEHLLHTPMYFFLANLAVLETFYSSTLAPLALVSFLTLGRILISFTGCGTQMFFFVFLGSADCILLGIMAYDRFVAIQDPFCYSFLRRWQLCTQLAIGALVLGFIPALQLTILIFLLPFCGHSRIPHFYCDVFPILRLACGDTRMQEAMIFIVSVIILTIPFSLSSISYLFIVAAILQIYSAEGRPKTFPTCSSHLTVVLLQYSCCSLIYLRPSSSYNPEMGRVVSVVYIFVTPVLNPLIYSIRNKELKDALNKVM, from the coding sequence ATGGGGGATGAAAACCAAGCCATAGAGATCCAGTTCCACTTTCACCCATTTTCACCCATCCTGGAAGTGCAAATGTTAATTTCTGTGGCTTTCTTGCTAATATATATTGGAAGTCTCATTGGTAACACCACCATCTTTCTCACTGTCTGAGCAGAGCATTTGCTCCACACACCCATGTACTTCTTTCTGGCCAATCTGGCAGTTCTGGAGACCTTTTACTCTTCCACTCTTGCCCCTCTGGCTTTGGTCAGCTTCCTGACCTTGGGGAGAATACTCATCTCTTTCACTGGCTGTGGCACACAgatgttcttctttgtctttctgggCAGTGCTGACTGCATCCTCTTGGGAATCATGGCTTATGATCGGTTTGTAGCTATCCAGGATCCCTTCTGTTACTCCTTCCTCAGGAGATGGCAGCTGTGCACCCAGCTGGCTATTGGAGCCCTGGTCCTTGGTTTCATTCCAGCCTTACAACTGACAATTCTGATCTTCCTTCTGCCGTTTTGTGGCCACAGTAGAATCCCTCACTTCTATTGTGACGTATTCCCGATCTTGCGGTTGGCATGTGGAGATACTCGAATGCAGGAAGCCATGATCTTCATTGTCAGTGTCATCATCCTTACCATTCCCTTTTCCCTGAGCTCCATCTCATACCTCTTCATCGTGGCTGCCATCCTGCAGATCTACTCAGCAGAGGGACGGCCCAAGACCTTCCCCACCTGCTCTTCTCATCTGACTGTGGTTCTCCTCCAATACAGCTGCTGCAGCCTTATCTATTTACGCCCCAGCTCCAGCTACAACCCAGAAATGGGCCGGGTGGTGTCTGTTGTCTACATCTTTGTCACCCCTGTCTTGAATCCCTTGATCTACAGTATAAGAAACAAGGAGCTGAAAGATGCACTGAATAAGGTAATGTAG